The following are encoded in a window of Castanea sativa cultivar Marrone di Chiusa Pesio chromosome 5, ASM4071231v1 genomic DNA:
- the LOC142634061 gene encoding LOW QUALITY PROTEIN: SNF1-related protein kinase regulatory subunit gamma-like PV42a (The sequence of the model RefSeq protein was modified relative to this genomic sequence to represent the inferred CDS: inserted 1 base in 1 codon; substituted 1 base at 1 genomic stop codon): MIMKFDKQIGAVRKHYIGMVTMLDILAHIARDDQMDSGDVFDLDQKMAVPFSSIIGHCLEGLSLWTLNPNTSMLDCMEVFSKGVHRTLVPLDSHMENISGVELVESASSYRMLTQMDLLRFLKEHESDIEGIISRPLSELGAVTENVYAITDRTKLIEAIKFMRATMLNAVPIVTASNAHEEDHKQLMNGRGRKLIGTFSATDLRGSLLATLQSWXPLSALHFTEYAFXVHYTSPRQLVTCLPESSLTEVIDKAVTKRVHRVWVVDQQGLLVGLVSLTDIIRVIRLSLQSESQVM, translated from the exons ATGATCATGAAGTTTGATAAGCAGATTGGGGCTGTACGGAAGCACTATATTGGTATGGTTACCATGCTTGATATCCTGGCACATATTGCTAGAGATGATCAAATGGACAGTGGAGATGTGTTTGATCTTGATCAGAAGATGGCGGTCCCATTTTCTTCTATCATTGGGCACTGCCTTGAGGGTCTTAGTCTATGGACTCTAAACCCTAATACTAG CATGTTAGATTGTATGGAAGTGTTTAGCAAAGGAGTCCACCGGACTTTGGTACCATTAGACAGCCACATGGAGAACATATCAGGAGTGGAACTTGTAGAGTCTGCATCGAGCTATCGAATGCTTACACAAATGGACTTGTTAAGGTTCTTGAAGGAGCATGAGTCTGACATAGAAGGCATCATATCACGCCCACTTAGTGAACTAGGAGCAGTTACTGAGAATGTTTATGCCATCACTGATCGCACAAAACTAATTGAAGCCATCAAGTTCATGAGGGCTACAATGCTTAATGCAGTTCCTATAGTTACAGCCTCAAATGCCCATGAAGAAGATCACAAGCAGCTTATGAAT GGCAGAGGTAGGAAGCTAATAGGTACATTTTCCGCCACAGATTTGAGGGGTAGCCTCCTTGCCACACTGCAATCAT TGCCTTTGAGTGCACTACACTTTACCGAGTATGCCTTTTGAGTGCACTACACTTCACCAAGGCAACTCGTGACTTGTCTACCCGAATCATCCCTCACCGAAGTGATTGACAAAGCAGTCACTAAACGTGTCCACCGAGTTTGGGTTGTGGATCAACAGGGCTTACTTGTCGGGCTTGTTTCTCTCACAGACATTATTAGAGTGATTAGGCTTTCGCTGCAATCGGAGTCCCAAGTGATGTGA